Part of the Henckelia pumila isolate YLH828 chromosome 2, ASM3356847v2, whole genome shotgun sequence genome is shown below.
ggaaaagagaccaattttgttgaaaatagtgaccatttaattggctcaactagtttcaatgctgcagattttttgaatgatttcgaagacattgattaaaagattgtTGGGACtatattgtaacaaatttgtatttttaatgcattcttgtattataaagcatgttatattttgcatttgtattgtacttaatttttctttattgcattttttgtgaagtttgatatggaaaatgctatgagcaaacatggaaataatatcatggaaatttgcataccagatagtggtacaacacacactattctgcgagatgaaagatatttcttggaaataaaaccaacaaaaacaatggtgaataccatatcaggtcctgtagacttgattgaaggttgtggaaaagcacattttttgttacctaatggtacaaaatttctgataaatgatgctttatattcaccacaatcgaaaagaaatttgttgagttttaatgacatatactctcatgggtatgatactgagacgataactgatggaaatcagaaatatatgtgtcttaccacatataaatcaggaaagaaatatgtggttgaaaaattatcaatgctccctactggattgcattatacacatataaggccaatcgaatcaaatatggtggttaatagttcttcaatattaacaaattggcatgatcgattgggacatcctggttcaataatgatgcgaagaattattgaaaatacgcatggtcatccattgaaagaccagaagatctttcagaataataagtttcaatgtaaagcatgttctcttggaaaacttattataagaccatcaccagctaaaatccaaacagaatcacccatatttcttgaacgcattcagggtgatatttgtgggccaattcatccaccatgtggaccatttcgatattttatggtattgatcgatgcttctagcagatggtcacatgtatgcttattgtcaactcggaatgtggcatttgcaagattaatggctcaaataataaaattgcggaatcaatttccagattatacaatcaagaaaataagacttgataatgctggagaatttacatcccagactttcaatgattattgtatgtcaatgggaatcactgttgaacatcctgtagctcatgttcatacgcaaaatggattagctgaatctttgattaaacgtctacaactgattgctagaccaatgattatgaaaacaaaactccctatttctatatggggacatgcaattttacatgctgcggcattaattcgcatcagaccaagtgcatatcataaattctccccattgcaacttgcatttgttaaagaaccaaatatctctcatctgagaatttttggatgtatggtgtatgtgcctattgcaccacctcaacgatcaaaaatgggtcctcaaagaaaaatcggtatttatatcggttatgatagtccatcaatcattagatatcttgagcctcagacaggcgatgtgtttacagcacgctttgctgattgtcattttaatgaagaaatcttcccagtgttagggggagaaaagaaacacatcgaaaaagaaatcacatggtatgtaccatcattgttacatttggatccaaggaccaaacaatgtgagaaagatgtacaacaaattgtgcacatgcaaagaattgcaaatcaaatgccagatgcatttgcagacacaaaagggataacaaaatcatatatacatgctgtaaatgcccctgctcgaattgaaattccaaagaaacaaattgaatacactcatgatgtcataaaacgcttgaagcgtggaagaccagtcggttccaaggataaaaatcctcggaaaagaaaaggcatagagaaacacgacgatcataaaatagaaaatggtgttccagaagaatcacctgatgatgaaaatattctgtcagaaccacaaactgatgagaatcgtgaaatctctatcaattatattaatactggaaaaatatggaaccgaaaagacatagaagatattgatgagatattttcttataatgtggcttgtgacatcgtaaatgaaaatgaggatcatgaaccaaaatcttttggtgaatgtaaaactcgtcatgattgggtcaaatggaaagatgtcatccaggttgaattggattcgctgaataaacgtaatgtttttggacctatagtcctcacacctgaaggtgtaaaacctgttggatacaaatgggtttttattcgaaagcgaaatgagaaaaatgaaatagtcagatataaagctagacttgttgcacaaggtttttctcaaaggcctggaattgattatgaagaaacgtattctcctgttatggatgcaattacgtttcgatatttgattagtttgacagtgtctgaaaatttggaaatgtgtcttatggatgttgttacagcttacttatacggatcacttgatagtgatatatacatgaaaatccctgaaggatttaagatgcctgaagcacaaagttcaaaacccagagaattttattctgtaaaattgcaaagatcattatatgggttaaagcaatccggccgaatgtggtataatcggctaagtgagcacttgatgaaaaagggatatgtaaatgatccaatatgcccttgtgttttcatcaagaaaacaacatccggatgtgtaattattgctgtatatgttgatgatttaaacatcattggaacgaataaagaaattcaagaagttatgatgtacttgaaggaagaattcgaaatgaaggatcttggaaaaaccaagtattgtctgggtttgcaaatcgaacaaaaagaatgtggaatttttgttcaccaggcaaattatacagaaaagatccttaaacgttttaatatggataaatcaaatccattaagtactccaatggttgtaagatcattaaacatagaaaaggatccattccgtccatgtggagatgatgaagttattcttggtccagaagtaccatatctaagtgcccttggtgcccttatgtatcttgcaaattgcactagacctgatatatcttttgctgtaaatttattggcaagattcagttcatatccaacaaagaggcactggaacggaattaaacatatattccgttatctacgaggaacgacagatttgggacttttgtactcaaaagacaccaatcaaaatatcattggttatgctgatgctggatacttatctgatccacataaggcacgttcccaaaccggatatgtatttactcgtggaggcaccgcaatttcttggcgttcacagaaacaaacactcgtaacaacttcatcaaatcacgccgagattattgcattacatgaagcaagtcgtgaatgtgtatggttaaagtcaatgaccaaacatattcaaatatcgtgtggattgacagtagaaaagaagcctgtgacactatatgaagataatgctgcatgtattgctcaaatgaaagaaggatacatcaaaagtgacagaaccaaacatatccccccaaaattctttgcctacactcaagagcttgagaagaataaagatattgatatctgttacattcaatcaagtgagaactcatcagatctcttcacaaaggctcttcccacgacgatattcagaaagcatatatacaacattgggatgcgcaatctacggaatatgtgaagaatcactcatgttaacatgagggggagtttacgtggctgcactctttttcccttactatggtttttatcccactgggtttttcctagtaaggtttttaacgaggcagtataaaacacgtaatgaatacagtcatcatatcacggtcatcatcacaagggggagtgttgaaaaatatattattattatgttgaatattgaatattgaatgttgaatattgagttgtaaaatgtggaaaattagtgtgtgatgatgtagatgatgatgttttaatttttggactaatctcaaatgtggatctataaataggtcttcatttgtgatgaaaaatacaattgaagttgagagaaaaatattataaagtgtagagtttgatatattttgagttttggaatatttactttttaccgtaaatttttactttttcacaacacttaTCAATTTATTTGTCATATTTATCATTATCTAATCGCGATATGTGGTTTTGATTTCTCTATATATGTCCAAGATCCTTATGCATGGTataatgattatatatatataatatatatatatatatatatatatatatatatatataaattcaatTTACTGATTTAAAACATTCATGAtgcattgtttggtttgatgtattattaatctatgtataacttatcccaatcaattttgccttattttcgtcatattatttatctatttattaattaataattttacatcaattaaatcaaaaaaattataatatatccatcaaatcaaataatgtattaactattttttcttatttatttttaatttatattatattacttatctatagattacttatcctatcactcaaaccaaacggtggaTATAGTCACAACTTGAACATCTATACAGCcccaaatcaattttttttaaaaaaaattatctccCAAATCCAAAGTCTATATATTTGCATCATATATAATCCAATATGAATTGTATATGGTGTCTTTTCGAAAGTGGTTTTGGTATTTTGATGGAATTTGGCCTTTGCACGTGGGTTCCTCCTTAAAATCTGCAAAATGTTGATCTCTTCTAATTTAACTTTTTTGAAGGAAACGGTGATGCAAATACAAATAATTcagtattattatattaataaataacaaattcaatctcaatcaagacaaaaatattaaatattaacaccaaaaaattataaatgCCAACAGCCAAATAAATCTACATTTGGTTCACGTATGACATAACGTTCTAGATATGCGtgtgaatatattaaaaaaatttaaagactTTAAATGCAATCGGAGAAGAAATTTTTAAATTGTTCGTTTTGTCTTGATTTTCTTGCACCGATggtgttttttaattttttaaatgttgctatttattgtaatcTATGAAATAAAATTCTATATTAATTATATCATCGTGAAGTCAGTTATTTGATTACTTTATACCGTCTAACTTCGACTAAAATGATGCATATTAATCAAGGTTTTAAAAAATGTTAAACGATAGCTAGACGTCGGACGATCACCAATCTAAGTTTAGGTGAATCATATccacaataaaaattaatattttgatataattaagaaataatatttttttatgagtcAGATCAATGAGATACCAATCTCACGAAATTAACCCGTGAAATCGTAAATGAGAACTTTAATTTTGTGTTTCTATAAAATCtttgttaaaattatttttaaaaacatgaAATACGATATCTCGTAAAACATGAAAAGACATACTATTATTTTTCCGGAGTTTTCTATTTATTTACAACATATATCTAGAATTTTGTAGAAAATTATGTTGCTAACACTGAGTTTATATATcactgataaaaaaaaaaaaaaaactcttacgACATAACACAAGTTACACATTTTTTTATCAAACGTGAAGCTAATGTCCCAGGCCCCAGCACATTCTTCCGTTCCTAGAGGTCTCTTTAATATAtggttatttatatattttttttgaagcatATATGGTTATATTGAAgatgaataaattaaatttacgttaaaaaaaaacacttagAGTTTATAGATAAATTAAGAAACGTTCTTGATGTTTTCATTGTTTTATGTGCCTCCTCGCGCTTATAGGCTCTAAAACTACATGTTAAGATTTTAAATTATATGTTTGGTTGGGATTTTGTATCTTATTATTCGACTTGCtaataactatatatatatatataatacaaaatatatatatatatatatatatatatatatatatatatatatatttctaataAATTTGCACCATATTAATTTATTGCTTCGTATTtaactaaataatttattaatacaCACTTTTACAAATAATAATCATGAACTAATTAATATTTTCGAAATAAAATTTACGTGTTCCTAATTTAATCTACCGGGATTATACTGAAGTCATCCTGTATATATCAAAACAAGTATTGATATGCTACCTGCAATAATAATATTGGTACTAAAGGGGTGTTCGAGCTAATAGAGTATATAAGATTTTGATCGATgatcagaaattatatttctctaCAACTGTTTTTTTGTTGAGCCAAAGTTGAATATCTTGACATATGATAAAAAATGATTTAATAGCTAAAAGAGTATGGTACGATTTATTAAATAAGATGATGGATATGAAATTCATGCCGCAATTTCAtatttcatttatatatattaagagATATTTTATATTTACTCCTCAGATTATGGTTTAATTGGTTAAAAAAAGAGTAAAGCAAAGAATCCAAGAAAAGTAgttgttaaaaataaattaagtacaaattaattgtaatgGAGCATTAGTTGTAATTGGTCCAGTTACCGAAACAAAACCATTGAGCTTACTGATTGAATTGTGGAAATCAATGCAAATACACatgctttattttatttttcttcatttATTTGAAAATTACTAAGGGTTGCAGAAACCCCGGGCCACGCAGAATCCCGAGGAACAAAATGACTCACAAAAATTAtgctatttttcaaaaaaattattttccagATTATaatctaaataattaattttttaagaaaagaATATCAAGATTTTCTCTTCTCAATAATTCTTTTTGTTGAATTAaggttttatttctattttcatGTTGTATAATTTTATACTTGATCATAAGTctagttataaaaaaaaacaaaagaagttTTTGATCTAATAAGACAGTCTCACAGATATTTCAGCCATATTAGTTTATATTCGatcatatgttttattattttaaaaaaacaacaaaagaaGTTTCTTGATCATGTAGTATACATATGGATAAATATGTGACACAAGTTGactcaaatcatatataaagtgaaaattaatatttttgatataaaaaataatttttttatggttcAGATCGAATAGAAAATCAGTGTTACAATAATTTTTGTGTTCATATTTATTGTGTTCAttcttatataaaaataatttttaaatagttTGTTATTTATGCGTTTATATTACAAATATGTACTTGATGACCATACtcttattaaaattttcaaggtaAAATTTATGCAAAACTTTTCTAAGTTGGGGATTTCCTTATTTAGAAAAAGAAAAGTAGGATATTGGAATTGGGTGGATGTATAAAAAAAAGTTTATCCGAAAGTTTTGTTAATTTTCCCTAATAAATTTACCCGAGGGAAAATGTATAACTGCATTCAATTTTGCAGTCTAAATTAAGgaaatcaaaaaaaaatatttacccACTGTATTTATTTATACGAAAAACCCACGACTAAAAATCAAAAccccaataaataaaatttatttttgacaaTACACATCGtataacaataaataatattattttctgGCGATACAATCATATTTAAAAAGGAAAAAAGGAGCTAATCTTAAAAAATTTAGGTTGAGTGAACcacatattattttaataatatatatatttaaaaatatttaattttatattccTTTTTTAATGAATATTGTCTCCTTAATTTCTTGCTTGCCTGCAAAGCTAGTTGCAGGAGTGTGAAGAGTGTCTTCAAGAAAACATACTAAGAGAGTATCGAGAGAGTTTTAGAGACACCCAATGCAACGTTTACTCATCTAGAATTTGAGCCTCAAAATctgcaaatttgatgccaatgCCGAGGCAATTCTTGAACGACGCCCCCAAATTCTTCCATCTTCACCGCAAGTACCGTTGCTGCTATTTCTTCTATTTCCTCCTTTTCTTGCTCCTAATTCTTCCACAAAACCCCGTCAGCGCTTCAAACAGCGAAGCTTCTGTTTTACTTTCTTGGATTCATACTTCTTCTTCCGTGACTCTTTCTGCTCTGTCAAATTGGGACTCACAAGATTCTAACCCTTGTAAATGGTCTTACATTACTTGTTCTTCTGATAGTTTTGTCACCGAAATAAATATTCAGTCCATTCAGCTCGCTATTCCTTTTCCTTCAAATCTTTCATCCCTCCGATTTCTTCAAAGGGTCACCATTTCCGGGGCTAATCTTACTGGAACAATCCCACTTGATATTGGAGACTCTGTCTCGCTTAAAGCAATCGATGTCAGTTCAAACAGTCTCGTGGGGAGCATTCCTTCGACCCTCGGGAACCTTAAAAACCTGGAGGAGTTGACATTGAATTCTAATCAGTTAACCGGAAAGATTCCACCCGAGCTAGGGAACTGCAGTAGCCTGACGAGTCTTTTATTATTTGACAACAGGCTAAGCGGGAGCATCCCTGTTGAGCTTGGAAACCTGGCAGGTTTAGAAATCTTGAGGGCCGGAGGGAATCAAGATATCGATGGGGAAATCCCCGATGAGCTTGGAAATATCCAGAATCTGCAAGTTTTGGGTTTGGCTGATACTAAAATTTCTGGGTCAATCCCAGCTTCACTGGGTAAGTTGAAGAAGCTTCAGGTTCTGTCTCTTTACACGACGATGCTTTCGGGTGAAATCCCACCTGAGTTAGGCAATTGCTCGGAGCTTGTGGACTTGTATTTGTACGAGAATAGCCTGTCAGGCTCACTGCCCAAGGAATTAGGAAAGCTTCAGAAATTGGAGAAACTGTTGCTGTGGCAGAACAGTTTCGTGGGCGCTATTCCAGAAGAGATTGGTGATTGCAGAAACTTGGTGATCATCGATGTTTCGTTGAACTTCTTGACGGGAAGCATACCGGAGACTTTCGGGAACCTGACGGCGCTCGAAGAATTAATGCTTAGTAGCAACAATGTTTCGGGCACAATCCCTGCTTTTATTTCCAATGCCACCAGCTTGATGCAGTTTCAAATCGACAGCAATCAGATTTCTGGCTCAATTCCTTCAGAACTTGGATCTTTGACTCAGCTTCAAGTTTTCTTTGCCTGGGATAACAAGCTTGAGGGAAGCATTCCCGCAACATTGTCCGGTTGCCAAAGCCTCCAGGCCCTTGATTTGTCGCGCAATGCTTTGACAGGAAGCATTTCCCCGAGCCTTTTTCAGCTAAGAAATCTCACCAAGCTTCTCTTGATTTTCAACGATATATCTGGTTCTTTACCACAGGAGATAGGTGACTGCACATCTCTTACAAGATTGAGACTCTCTGGCAACAAAATCACCGGATCCATACCTAaagaaattggatttctgacaAATCTGAGCTTTTTAGATCTCTCCAGTAACCATTTAACTGGATCAATGCCTGATGAGATCGGCAATTGTGGAGAATTGCAAATGTTGAATCTGGCCGGAAATTCACTCACCGGAAATGTGCCTGGTTCTATATCTAGGCTGAGTAAACTTGAGGTCTTGGATGTTTCGACTAATCAGTTTTCCGGACCAATTCCAGGGAGTTTTGGAGAACTCTTTACTCTAAACAGGCTTTCACTCGGCAGCAATTCATTTTCAGGGCCAATCCCTTCAACCCTCGGCCGCTGTTCGAGGCTTCAGTTGCTTGACTTAAGCTCTAACCAGCTGTTTGGAAGCATCCCGGTCGAAATATTTGAAATCGAAGCTCTTGAAATCGCTTTGAATCTCAGCTGGAATAGCTTGACAGGGGAAATCCCTCCTCAGATTGTTGCTTTGAACAAGCTTTCAGTACTTGATCTTTCCCACAATAAGCTTGGAGGAGACCTTATGTCTCTTTCAGGGCTCGTAAACCTTGTTTCACTGAATATCTCTTACAACAATTTCACAGGTTTACTCCCAGATAATAAGCTGTTTCGGCAGCTATCTTCCACTGAACTGACTGGAAATCAAGGCCTGTGTACTCGGGGGCATGACTCATGTTTCCTGAGCAATGAACAAGGAATGGGACTGCCTGGTGACCGCAATATTAGGCGTTCTTGGCGGCTAAAACTGGCTATTGCATCGCTGTCTGCTGTTACCGCAGCTTTGGCGATTCTTGGAATAGCAGCAGTTTTAAGGGTGAGAAAGATCAGCAAGAATACTGATTCAGAATTGGGAGGACCTGATTCTGTTTCTTGGAAATTTACACCATTTCAAAAACTGACTTTCTCGGTGGAGCAAGTTTTAGGTTGCCTTGTCGAATCCAACACGATCGGTAAGGGATGCTCGGGGATTGTTTACCGAGCAGAACTAGACAATGGCGAAGTCATTGCAGTAAAGAAGTTATGGCCAACGGCTGTACAAGCCGGTTACAACTGTCAAAATGATGGGTTGGATGGTACCTCGGTTCGGGATTCCTTCTCAACCGAGGTGAAGACGCTTGGGTCGATCCGACACAAGAACATAGTCAAGTTCTTGGGTTGCTGTTGGAATAAGAATACGAGGTTGCTTATGTACGATTACATGCCGAATGGAAGCCTAGGAAGTCTCCTCCATGAAAAGAGTGTGGCATGCTTGGATTGGGATGTGAGGTATCGGATTATATTAGGTGCAGCTCAAGGTTTAGCTTATTTACACCACGATTGTGTTCCTCCCATCCTGCACAGAGATATCAAGGCGAATAACATTTTGATAGGTCTCGATTTTGAGCCGTATATTGCTGATTTCGGGCTTGCTAAGCTCGTTGATGATGGTGATTTTGTTCGTTCTTCTAACACGGTTGCCGGTTCTTATGGTTATATCGCTCCAGGTTCGTTAAATTCAATCCTATTTGTCTCTTGCAAACCCGAATTCGGATGCATCGCGTTGATATGTTGTTCAATGATTTCTGTTTTCTTGGTTGTGTAGAATATGGATACAGGATGAAGATCACAGAGAAGAGCGACGTCTACAGCTATGGAGTCGTCGTTCTTGAAGTCTTAACGGGTAAGCAACCCATTGATCCCACCATACCCGAAGGCCTTCACATTGTGGATTGGGTGAGGCAAAAGAGAGGTGGAACCGAGGTGCTAGACCCCATTTTACACCCCAGTCCAGACCCCGAAATTCAAGAAATGATGCAAACTTTAGGGGTCGCGATGCTTTGCGTGCATCCTTCTCCGGAAGATCGTCCCACGATGAAGGATATAGCAGCAATGCTAAAAGAAATAAGACATGAAAGAGATGAAAGCTCTAAACTTGATCATGTTCCGATAAAAGGATCAAAAGTTAGTGATGCAGAAGAAAATACGGTATACTCCGGTGAAGGATCGTCTTGTAAGATGAAGAGTCTGTATTTTCAGA
Proteins encoded:
- the LOC140883246 gene encoding uncharacterized protein, which produces MPMPRQFLNDAPKFFHLHRKYRCCYFFYFLLFLLLILPQNPVSASNSEASVLLSWIHTSSSVTLSALSNWDSQDSNPCKWSYITCSSDSFVTEINIQSIQLAIPFPSNLSSLRFLQRVTISGANLTGTIPLDIGDSVSLKAIDVSSNSLVGSIPSTLGNLKNLEELTLNSNQLTGKIPPELGNCSSLTSLLLFDNRLSGSIPVELGNLAGLEILRAGGNQDIDGEIPDELGNIQNLQVLGLADTKISGSIPASLGKLKKLQVLSLYTTMLSGEIPPELGNCSELVDLYLYENSLSGSLPKELGKLQKLEKLLLWQNSFVGAIPEEIGDCRNLVIIDVSLNFLTGSIPETFGNLTALEELMLSSNNVSGTIPAFISNATSLMQFQIDSNQISGSIPSELGSLTQLQVFFAWDNKLEGSIPATLSGCQSLQALDLSRNALTGSISPSLFQLRNLTKLLLIFNDISGSLPQEIGDCTSLTRLRLSGNKITGSIPKEIGFLTNLSFLDLSSNHLTGSMPDEIGNCGELQMLNLAGNSLTGNVPGSISRLSKLEVLDVSTNQFSGPIPGSFGELFTLNRLSLGSNSFSGPIPSTLGRCSRLQLLDLSSNQLFGSIPVEIFEIEALEIALNLSWNSLTGEIPPQIVALNKLSVLDLSHNKLGGDLMSLSGLVNLVSLNISYNNFTGLLPDNKLFRQLSSTELTGNQGLCTRGHDSCFLSNEQGMGLPGDRNIRRSWRLKLAIASLSAVTAALAILGIAAVLRVRKISKNTDSELGGPDSVSWKFTPFQKLTFSVEQVLGCLVESNTIGKGCSGIVYRAELDNGEVIAVKKLWPTAVQAGYNCQNDGLDGTSVRDSFSTEVKTLGSIRHKNIVKFLGCCWNKNTRLLMYDYMPNGSLGSLLHEKSVACLDWDVRYRIILGAAQGLAYLHHDCVPPILHRDIKANNILIGLDFEPYIADFGLAKLVDDGDFVRSSNTVAGSYGYIAPEYGYRMKITEKSDVYSYGVVVLEVLTGKQPIDPTIPEGLHIVDWVRQKRGGTEVLDPILHPSPDPEIQEMMQTLGVAMLCVHPSPEDRPTMKDIAAMLKEIRHERDESSKLDHVPIKGSKVSDAEENTVYSGEGSSCKMKSLYFQSNNSSFSASSLLNSASSVAKFGFRKQ